From a region of the Halanaerobiales bacterium genome:
- a CDS encoding NifB/NifX family molybdenum-iron cluster-binding protein has product MSLTIACATDDGEKFISRHFGDADYYYIYKIDEDKSEFVTKISNNSVEEEKHADPKKAKSIVKILKDKNVQCGVSCAFGPNIKRVKKHIVPVIMKEEDMKTGIQKLIDNFKTLEKSWNNGKNREHINM; this is encoded by the coding sequence ATGAGTTTAACAATCGCCTGTGCTACAGATGATGGAGAAAAATTTATTAGCAGACATTTTGGTGATGCTGATTATTATTACATTTATAAAATTGATGAAGACAAGTCAGAGTTTGTTACTAAAATCAGTAACAATTCAGTAGAAGAGGAAAAACATGCTGATCCTAAAAAGGCAAAAAGTATAGTAAAGATTTTAAAAGATAAAAATGTTCAATGTGGAGTATCCTGTGCTTTTGGTCCTAATATAAAAAGGGTGAAAAAACATATAGTTCCTGTTATAATGAAAGAAGAAGATATGAAAACAGGGATACAAAAGTTAATCGATAATTTTAAGACCTTAGAAAAATCCTGGAATAATGGGAAAAATAGAGAACATATTAATATGTAA